The following proteins come from a genomic window of Gossypium raimondii isolate GPD5lz chromosome 5, ASM2569854v1, whole genome shotgun sequence:
- the LOC105769724 gene encoding guanine nucleotide-binding protein alpha-1 subunit, giving the protein MLITVLENMGLLCSKNRRFTEADAEENAQAAEIDRRIEQERKAEKHIQKLLLLGAGESGKSTIFKQIKLLFQTGFDEDELKSYISVIHANIYQTIKILYDGSKEFAQNDADSSKYVLSNEIKVIGEKLSEIGSRLDYPRLNRELAQEIETLWKDSAIQETYAHGNELQVPDCTHYFMENLQRLSDANYIPTKEDVLYARVRTTGVVEIQFSPVGENKKSGEVYRLFDVGGQRNERRKWIHLFEGVTAVIFCAAISEYDQTLFEDEQKNRMVETKELFDWVLKQPCFEKTSFMLFLNKFDIFENKVLKVPLNVCEWFKDYQPVSTGKQEIEHAYEFVKKKFEELYFQSTAPDRVDRVFKIYRTTALDQKLVKKTFKLVDESLRRRNLFEAGLL; this is encoded by the exons ATGCTGATTACTGTTCTAGAGAATATGGGTTTATTATGCAGTAAAAATCGTCGTTTCACTGAAGCAGATGCCGAGGAGAATGCACAG GCTGCAGAAATTGACAGGAGAATTGAACAAGAGCGAAAAGCTGAGAAGCATATCCAAAAACTTCTACTACTTG GTGCTGGTGAATCTGGGAAGTCAACAATTTTTAAGCAG ATAAAGCTTCTGTTTCAAACTGGCTTTGACGAGGACGAGCTGAAGAGCTATATCTCAGTCATCCATGCAAACATCTATCAGACTATAAAA ATACTGTATGATGGATCAAAGGAATTTGCTCAAAATGATGCAGATTCTTCCAAATATGTTTTATCCAACGAAATTAAG GTTATTGGAGAGAAACTATCAGAAATCGGAAGCAGGTTGGACTATCCACGTCTTAATAGAGAACTTGCACAGGAGATAGAAACTCTCTGGAAAGATTCTGCAATTCAG GAAACCTATGCTCATGGTAATGAACTTCAAGTTCCAGATTGTACTCAttatttcatggaaaatttGCAAAGATTGTCTGATGCAAATTATATTCCCACGAAG GAGGATGTTCTATATGCAAGAGTTCGTACAACTGGTGTTGTTGAAATTCAGTTCAG CCCTGTGGGGGAGAATAAGAAAAGTGGTGAAGTATACAGACTCTTTGATGTGGGAGGCCAGAGAAATGAGAGAAGGAAATGGATCCATCTTTTTGAAGGTGTTACGGCTGTGATCTTTTGTGCTGCTATTAGCGA GTATGATCAAACTCTTTTTGAGGACGAACAGAAGAATCGGATGGTGGAGACAAAAGAACTCTTTGATTGGGTCTTAAAGCAACCATGCTTTGAG AAAACATCCTTCATGCTGTTCCTCAACAAATTCGACATATTCGAAAACAAGGTTCTAAAG GTTCCGCTAAATGTATGCGAGTGGTTCAAAGATTACCAGCCAGTTTCAACTGGAAAGCAAGAGATCGAGCATGCATACGA gtttgtaaagaagaaattCGAGGAGCTGTATTTTCAAAGCACAGCCCCTGATAGAGTTGACCGAGTCTTTAAGATATATAGAACCACTGCCCTTGACCAGAAGCTTGTGAAGAAAACTTTCAAGCTCGTTGATGAGTCTTTGAGACGGAGAAATCTGTTCGAGGCTGGGTTGTTGTGA
- the LOC105768347 gene encoding protein OXIDATIVE STRESS 3 LIKE 1, giving the protein MACNASTALNQRKEVEEDDWRSSSSTTTTSSSWIGMNSDGSADGGDCDGDDDEVESSYKGGLDIMDSLQQVLPMRRGISSFYNGKSKCFTNLADGSSTSSIKEIAKPENAYTRRRRNLLAINYAWDKNKFKRPIKSIMNSRKSRLAFLAVAMGSSESISATTSDHSTSNFMPSAPALKPPLLSII; this is encoded by the exons ATGGCGTGTAATGCATCCACGGCGCTGAACCAAAGGAAAGAGGTTGAGGAAGATGATTGGAGGAGTTCATCGTCTACCACCACGACGTCGTCGTCTTGGATCGGGATGAATAGTGATGGATCTGCCGATGGTGGAGATTGCGACGGAGATGATGATGAGGTGGAAAGCTCTTATAAAGGTGGCTTAGACATTATGGATTCGCTTCAACAGGTTTTGCCTATGAG GAGAGGGATCTCAAGTTTTTACAATGGGAAATCCAAGTGTTTCACAAATTTAGCTGATGGCTCATCCACTTCATCGATTAAAGAGATAGCAAAACCTGAAAACGCCTATACACGGAGGAGGAGAAACCTGTTAGCAATCAACTATGCATGGGACAAGAACAAGTTCAAAAGACCCATCAAATCCATaatgaattcaagaaaaagCAGATTGGCTTTTCTAGCTGTTGCAATGGGTAGCTCTGAAAGTATCTCTGCTACCACAAGTGACCACTCTACTTCTAACTTCATGCCCTCTGCACCCGCCCTCAAACCCCCACTTCTTTCAATAATATAA